The following proteins are encoded in a genomic region of Acidobacteriota bacterium:
- the egtD gene encoding L-histidine N(alpha)-methyltransferase, whose translation MQSSTTPELSQFAEDVRRGLSSTPKELSSKYFYDDEGSRLFQEIMKLPEYYLTGCEKEIFEVQTAEIFRAFANGNNAFDLIELGAGDGTKTAVLVEHFLKQNVDVSYAPIDISQEALDALTEKFNREFSALKMNAMKGDYFKILESLKDDSGRRKILLFLGSNIGNFSREQAVGFFRSLCAVMNDDDLLFIGFDLQKDPHVIAAAYDDAAGVTAKFNLNLLTRINRELGGDFDLEKFTHYANYRPIEGSARSFLVSREKQTVNIKSLGRAFEFDAWEAVFMEISQKYSPAMIEELADESGFEIKQNFRDSRNYYCDSLWHPTK comes from the coding sequence ATGCAAAGTTCGACAACACCAGAACTCTCACAATTTGCCGAAGACGTCCGTCGCGGCCTCTCCTCGACGCCGAAGGAGCTTTCGTCCAAGTATTTTTACGACGACGAAGGCTCGCGGCTGTTTCAGGAGATAATGAAGCTACCTGAATACTATCTGACAGGCTGTGAGAAAGAGATATTTGAGGTTCAGACGGCGGAGATCTTTCGGGCGTTTGCGAACGGAAATAATGCGTTTGACCTGATCGAGCTCGGTGCGGGAGATGGAACAAAGACAGCGGTATTGGTCGAGCATTTCTTAAAACAGAATGTTGATGTTTCGTACGCTCCGATCGATATTTCGCAGGAAGCTCTCGACGCTTTGACTGAGAAATTCAACCGTGAATTCTCCGCACTCAAGATGAACGCCATGAAGGGCGATTATTTTAAGATCCTCGAATCACTCAAGGACGATTCGGGTCGTCGGAAGATATTGCTGTTCTTAGGTTCGAATATCGGTAATTTCAGCCGCGAGCAGGCGGTTGGATTTTTCCGCTCACTCTGTGCGGTGATGAATGACGACGATCTGCTTTTTATTGGCTTTGACTTGCAAAAAGATCCTCATGTGATCGCCGCTGCCTATGACGACGCGGCCGGTGTCACGGCGAAATTCAACCTGAATCTCCTGACCCGCATCAATCGCGAACTCGGCGGCGATTTTGACCTCGAGAAATTTACGCATTACGCGAATTACCGCCCGATCGAGGGCTCGGCACGCTCATTTCTTGTTAGCCGCGAAAAGCAGACCGTAAATATTAAGTCGCTTGGCCGAGCATTCGAATTTGACGCATGGGAAGCCGTTTTTATGGAGATATCGCAGAAGTACAGTCCGGCAATGATCGAAGAATTGGCCGACGAGAGCGGGTTTGAGATCAAACAGAATTTCCGGGACAGCCGGAATTATTACTGCGATTCGCTTTGGCATCCTACCAAATGA
- a CDS encoding tetratricopeptide repeat protein: protein MLSFVFAAAVSGQDLGSSNKLFGGSKPAPAKTKKAPPKPSAAKPKVKTTVRKPVSVKKRPAKPSTVVTAKKPAVKTETTPAVIAPKKTGSEPKVIIVGDEPKVVIGANSAANDEQYEELIELGNIERDERNYGGAELAYQKASRLKPRDARAFLGLGNLYSDQQRWSDAEKSYRSAVALEPDYVELIVALSFILTRPVAASNLSERYAEAEKLARRAIELNGRSALAADQLGVALELSGEIGSETENAYRRSIQLEPDFAPAHAHLARLLRKKGKTAASTASYNDAMARATDVGSKLLVADVMQSEGKYKESVQLLQQALAIDTRNPTALTMLGRAMTTQGNFADAERYLKKSVEVSPSGFISYSLLAALHARQGRLESAENYLIQAARFAGPFDKRLLATQFESVGDEFAKTGKASAAARVYRQAKTLDPDRESLAGKLAKYK from the coding sequence ATGTTGAGTTTCGTCTTCGCTGCGGCTGTATCGGGCCAAGATCTCGGCAGCAGCAACAAGCTCTTCGGCGGTTCCAAGCCCGCTCCTGCAAAGACCAAAAAAGCTCCCCCAAAGCCATCTGCCGCCAAGCCGAAAGTAAAGACCACTGTCCGCAAGCCCGTATCCGTAAAGAAACGGCCCGCAAAACCTTCGACGGTGGTCACTGCTAAAAAACCTGCGGTCAAAACAGAAACAACACCTGCGGTCATTGCGCCGAAAAAGACTGGGAGCGAACCCAAGGTTATTATTGTCGGCGACGAGCCCAAGGTCGTGATCGGTGCAAATTCTGCCGCAAATGATGAACAATATGAAGAGCTGATCGAACTCGGTAATATCGAGCGTGATGAACGAAATTACGGCGGAGCCGAACTCGCCTATCAGAAAGCGAGTAGGCTGAAACCGCGGGATGCACGTGCTTTTCTTGGCCTCGGCAACCTTTACTCCGATCAGCAGCGTTGGTCTGACGCCGAAAAGTCATACCGTTCGGCAGTCGCTCTCGAACCTGATTATGTCGAATTGATCGTTGCCCTTAGCTTCATTCTGACAAGGCCTGTTGCGGCTTCGAATCTTTCCGAGCGGTACGCTGAGGCCGAAAAGCTTGCCCGGCGGGCTATCGAGCTCAATGGCCGAAGTGCACTTGCCGCGGATCAACTTGGCGTTGCCCTCGAACTGAGCGGCGAGATCGGCAGCGAGACCGAAAATGCTTATCGCCGTTCGATCCAGCTCGAACCTGATTTTGCTCCGGCACACGCTCACCTTGCGAGATTATTGAGAAAGAAAGGCAAGACCGCTGCATCCACGGCCTCGTACAATGACGCAATGGCGCGTGCGACCGACGTTGGCTCCAAACTGCTCGTCGCCGATGTGATGCAGTCCGAGGGCAAGTATAAGGAATCGGTACAATTACTCCAGCAGGCACTTGCCATCGATACTAGAAATCCGACGGCACTGACAATGCTCGGTCGGGCGATGACGACGCAGGGCAATTTTGCGGATGCCGAACGCTATTTGAAAAAGAGCGTCGAGGTCAGCCCATCAGGGTTTATTTCGTATAGTCTGCTCGCAGCATTGCATGCGCGACAGGGCAGGCTTGAATCGGCCGAAAATTATCTTATTCAGGCTGCTCGTTTTGCGGGACCGTTTGACAAGCGTCTGCTGGCTACTCAGTTCGAATCCGTCGGCGACGAATTTGCCAAGACCGGAAAGGCATCAGCCGCAGCTCGTGTCTATCGACAGGCGAAAACTCTCGACCCCGACCGCGAATCACTCGCCGGAAAGCTAGCCAAATATAAGTAG
- a CDS encoding SUMF1/EgtB/PvdO family nonheme iron enzyme: MRECQLCKNCFADAVTTCPNDGMPTAHTIEGEPVLEGKYHLECRLGQGGMGVVYKARHAYLKTLHAIKIILPDLVGNDPQLVTRFRQEALAAAAIRHQNVVGVSDYGVINGTVPFLVMEYVDGESLHDLLTREKQLKPEYALELISAICAGVGAAHHQGIVHRDLKPLNIMICNDKPTLAQSVKILDFGLAKIKSGELLGSFIQAQTTGLMGSPYYMAPEQWADEEPDMRADIYSLGVMLFQMLAGDVPFKGSSIPAIMKKHISDPAPTLADFGVTVSRDIELALQHTLVKDPAHRTPTVEEMVEEFRDAVHPGLHTSQAQTGHALPVSSLIVRTRPPRSKVFVDNVAVGQSPEDGSLLLEGIQSGNHRLRVSHDGFQDWLGDVVCDGKPVEVVAELRTEMTASQGAIPRPNFQELSPIAVNTEAATRLHPDTPPPGQHLQQTAPPIQQTAIPLQQTAPPGGFQMTGSTIGVQSMPPKKSKLGWILGIGGIFALFFVVIAGGVAAYMLGLFGGSTVTPGNSATPKPGSSPVVIKPDMVQIPGGTFKMGRDSMTRPEELNQMPAHSITVASFEMDRTEVTNAEYAQFVAQTNRTAPKHWVNGLPVPGTENKPVSFVDLSDATAFAEWRSKRDSVIYRLPTEAEWEYAARNGAKSDLYPWGPQWEDGKAVMAKADSEPDAVGSKADGKNSWGVVDLIGNVWEWTSNELAAYPGSNLEIKKKPGRRIMIRGGSANENRTKIDITSAFRIDVADDTKEKTLGFRLVKPG; encoded by the coding sequence ATGAGAGAGTGTCAGCTCTGCAAAAACTGTTTCGCCGACGCGGTCACTACCTGTCCTAATGATGGGATGCCGACCGCGCATACTATCGAGGGCGAGCCTGTTCTTGAGGGCAAATATCATCTCGAATGCCGGCTCGGTCAGGGCGGAATGGGTGTCGTTTACAAGGCCCGCCACGCCTATCTCAAGACACTCCACGCGATCAAGATCATTTTGCCGGACCTCGTCGGCAATGATCCGCAGCTCGTCACCCGATTCAGGCAAGAAGCATTGGCGGCGGCGGCGATCCGTCATCAGAATGTGGTCGGCGTTTCGGATTACGGCGTCATCAACGGCACCGTGCCATTCCTTGTGATGGAGTATGTGGACGGCGAATCGCTCCACGATCTTCTGACCCGCGAAAAACAGCTCAAACCGGAATACGCTCTCGAATTGATCTCAGCGATCTGTGCCGGAGTCGGAGCTGCTCATCATCAGGGAATTGTTCACCGCGATCTCAAGCCGCTCAACATCATGATCTGTAACGACAAGCCGACTTTGGCTCAGTCGGTCAAGATCCTTGATTTCGGACTCGCCAAGATCAAATCGGGCGAGCTGCTCGGTTCGTTCATCCAGGCGCAGACGACCGGTCTGATGGGCTCGCCGTATTATATGGCTCCCGAGCAATGGGCCGACGAAGAGCCCGACATGCGGGCCGATATCTACAGTCTCGGCGTGATGCTTTTCCAGATGCTCGCTGGCGATGTGCCGTTCAAAGGTTCGTCGATACCGGCGATCATGAAAAAGCATATTAGCGATCCGGCACCGACGCTTGCAGATTTTGGGGTTACGGTCTCGCGCGACATCGAACTCGCTCTCCAGCATACGTTGGTCAAAGATCCGGCACACCGCACGCCCACCGTCGAAGAGATGGTCGAGGAATTCCGCGATGCCGTTCATCCCGGCCTTCACACGTCACAGGCACAGACTGGACACGCATTGCCGGTCTCATCACTTATCGTGCGGACCAGGCCGCCGCGTTCAAAGGTCTTTGTTGATAATGTCGCCGTTGGTCAGTCGCCTGAGGACGGTTCGCTGTTGCTCGAAGGCATACAAAGCGGCAATCACCGCCTTCGTGTCAGTCACGATGGATTTCAGGATTGGCTCGGCGATGTCGTCTGCGACGGCAAGCCCGTTGAGGTCGTTGCCGAGCTCCGGACTGAAATGACAGCTTCTCAGGGAGCGATACCACGACCCAACTTCCAAGAACTGTCGCCGATCGCCGTCAATACCGAGGCTGCGACAAGGCTGCATCCGGATACTCCGCCACCGGGCCAGCATTTACAGCAAACTGCGCCGCCGATCCAACAAACGGCCATTCCGCTTCAACAGACCGCTCCGCCGGGCGGATTTCAGATGACCGGAAGCACGATCGGTGTCCAGTCGATGCCGCCCAAAAAGTCCAAGCTTGGATGGATTTTGGGAATCGGCGGAATATTCGCTCTATTCTTTGTTGTAATTGCGGGTGGTGTGGCCGCGTATATGCTCGGCCTGTTTGGCGGATCGACCGTCACGCCCGGAAACTCGGCAACGCCGAAGCCGGGCAGTTCGCCGGTCGTTATAAAACCGGACATGGTGCAGATTCCGGGCGGAACATTCAAGATGGGCCGCGATAGTATGACGAGGCCCGAAGAGTTGAACCAGATGCCGGCTCATTCGATCACGGTCGCGTCATTTGAAATGGATAGGACCGAGGTGACAAATGCTGAATACGCTCAATTTGTCGCTCAGACGAATCGAACGGCACCGAAACATTGGGTCAACGGGCTCCCGGTGCCGGGCACTGAGAATAAGCCCGTGAGTTTCGTCGATCTGTCGGATGCAACGGCGTTTGCCGAGTGGCGTTCTAAACGTGACAGTGTGATATATCGGCTTCCTACTGAGGCCGAATGGGAATATGCAGCCCGAAACGGTGCGAAAAGTGATCTTTATCCTTGGGGTCCGCAGTGGGAAGACGGCAAAGCTGTTATGGCGAAGGCCGATTCGGAACCCGATGCTGTCGGGTCAAAGGCCGATGGTAAGAATTCATGGGGTGTCGTCGATCTTATAGGAAACGTTTGGGAGTGGACGAGCAACGAATTAGCAGCATATCCGGGCAGCAACCTCGAAATAAAGAAAAAGCCCGGCCGTCGAATTATGATCCGCGGCGGCTCGGCCAACGAGAACCGGACGAAGATCGACATTACGTCCGCTTTTAGGATCGACGTTGCGGACGATACAAAAGAGAAAACGCTTGGTTTCAGGCTGGTAAAGCCCGGCTAA
- a CDS encoding leucine--tRNA ligase, with amino-acid sequence MDEKYFAKKIEQKWQKRWAESGAFHAEIDTTRSKFYALEMLPYPSGNLHMGHVRNYSAGDALAWYKRLRGFNVLHPIGWDSFGQPAEDAAVKRGVNPRVWTEENIKVMRGQLERLGLSYDWRRQMYAHTPEYYKFDQWFFLKMYEMGLAYKKKTQVNWCETDQATLSNEQASGGLCWRCGNPVTKKDLEQWFLKTTAYTDQLLDDMAEIEAGWPASVLKRQSDWMGRSEGAYVDFKIRIATGALKSTAIGAPDSIRVFTTRIDTIYGANAVVVAAEHPIVAANRGTFSVDVIAKIDAIVAENLKPKDRETEVEKDGIDTGLKAINPFSGEQLPVWVGNYVMMEYGTGAVMSVPAHDERDFEFAKKFDLPIRQVISEPHMEHAHHAMQALALEQAFSEYGVLVHSDYWNGRTSEQAKKDMTDYAVKHGFGEGAITYRLRDWGISRQRFWGSPIPIVYCGTCGVVPEKYENLPIRLPENAPITGTGESPLAKVP; translated from the coding sequence ATGGACGAGAAATATTTCGCAAAAAAGATCGAACAGAAGTGGCAGAAAAGATGGGCCGAGAGCGGTGCGTTTCACGCCGAGATCGATACGACGCGTTCAAAATTTTACGCGCTCGAGATGCTGCCGTATCCGTCGGGCAACTTGCACATGGGGCATGTTCGCAATTATTCCGCGGGTGACGCATTGGCCTGGTATAAGCGTCTGCGCGGCTTTAATGTGCTTCATCCGATCGGTTGGGATTCGTTTGGCCAGCCGGCCGAGGACGCGGCTGTCAAACGCGGTGTCAATCCGCGCGTATGGACCGAAGAAAATATCAAAGTAATGCGCGGCCAACTTGAACGGCTCGGTTTGAGCTACGACTGGCGACGCCAGATGTATGCCCACACGCCCGAATATTACAAATTTGACCAGTGGTTCTTTCTCAAAATGTATGAAATGGGCCTAGCGTACAAGAAAAAAACGCAGGTCAACTGGTGCGAGACCGACCAGGCAACGCTTTCGAACGAACAGGCAAGCGGCGGACTCTGCTGGCGTTGCGGCAATCCTGTGACCAAGAAAGACCTCGAACAATGGTTCCTCAAAACGACCGCCTACACAGACCAGTTGCTGGACGACATGGCCGAGATCGAGGCCGGCTGGCCCGCGAGCGTTCTCAAACGCCAGAGCGACTGGATGGGCCGCAGCGAAGGTGCGTACGTCGATTTTAAGATACGAATAGCGACCGGAGCATTGAAAAGCACGGCGATCGGCGCACCTGATTCGATACGGGTCTTCACTACAAGGATCGACACGATCTACGGAGCAAATGCTGTTGTCGTAGCGGCTGAACATCCGATCGTTGCGGCAAATCGTGGGACATTTTCGGTCGATGTCATCGCGAAGATCGACGCCATCGTCGCCGAAAATCTGAAACCAAAAGACCGCGAGACCGAGGTTGAAAAGGACGGAATCGACACCGGTCTGAAAGCGATAAATCCGTTCAGCGGCGAGCAATTGCCCGTTTGGGTTGGCAATTACGTGATGATGGAATACGGCACCGGAGCCGTCATGAGCGTGCCAGCCCACGACGAACGCGATTTCGAATTTGCCAAGAAATTCGACTTGCCGATCCGTCAGGTCATCTCCGAACCGCACATGGAGCATGCCCATCATGCGATGCAGGCGCTGGCTCTCGAACAGGCATTTTCCGAATATGGAGTGCTCGTCCATTCCGATTATTGGAACGGCCGAACGAGCGAGCAGGCAAAGAAAGACATGACGGATTACGCTGTCAAACACGGATTCGGCGAAGGGGCAATAACTTATCGCCTCCGTGATTGGGGCATTTCGCGGCAGCGGTTTTGGGGCTCGCCGATACCGATCGTATATTGCGGCACTTGCGGTGTTGTTCCCGAAAAGTACGAAAATCTGCCGATCCGTCTGCCCGAAAACGCACCGATCACCGGTACCGGCGAATCACCGCTTGCCAAGGTGCCGTAG
- a CDS encoding class I tRNA ligase family protein, giving the protein MDTFVDSSWYFFRYTDPTNADRPFDTKTAAYWMPIDQYIGGDDHAVMHLIYARFWSKVMRDMGLVTFDEPVKRLLTQGMVVGETFFDDETGKRVYHQPDNVATTRDPKGKITGAVSNDGKTLKYAIERMSKSKGNGVDPDEMVEIYGADAARLFVMFAAPIENELVWNEAGIEGAVRFLQRVWRLVHRWQLALGSGQEGVQTASLLETAEADTPNAKKLRQKTHQTIKRIGDSFDTLQFNTPVAALMEMCNAIYDVGVEPENADGSEIRAVREAVTALTLMLTHFAPHTAEELYSVIIGNDNGMLANGAMFPEYSEELAKADEIEIPVQINGKLRSRIMAAPDTPNDELETLALADEKTREYTDGKTIVKVIVVPKRLVNIVIRD; this is encoded by the coding sequence ATGGATACGTTCGTCGATTCGTCGTGGTATTTCTTCCGGTATACAGATCCGACGAACGCTGATCGGCCGTTCGACACCAAAACGGCCGCATATTGGATGCCTATAGATCAATATATCGGCGGCGACGACCACGCCGTAATGCACCTGATCTACGCACGCTTTTGGTCAAAAGTTATGCGAGATATGGGCCTCGTTACCTTTGACGAACCCGTAAAGCGCCTGCTCACACAGGGAATGGTCGTCGGCGAGACTTTCTTTGACGACGAGACGGGCAAACGTGTCTATCATCAGCCTGATAACGTAGCGACGACACGCGACCCCAAAGGTAAGATAACCGGAGCCGTTTCCAATGACGGTAAAACGCTAAAATACGCCATCGAGCGTATGTCTAAGTCAAAAGGCAACGGCGTCGATCCTGACGAAATGGTCGAGATCTACGGTGCTGACGCCGCACGCCTGTTTGTTATGTTCGCTGCCCCGATCGAGAACGAACTCGTCTGGAACGAAGCCGGTATCGAAGGTGCCGTGAGATTTCTCCAGCGTGTATGGCGGCTGGTGCACCGTTGGCAGTTGGCACTAGGCAGTGGGCAGGAGGGAGTGCAGACTGCCAGTCTGCTCGAAACGGCCGAGGCAGACACTCCGAACGCGAAAAAGCTCCGCCAAAAAACGCATCAAACCATCAAACGCATCGGCGACAGTTTCGATACGCTTCAGTTCAACACGCCGGTCGCGGCACTGATGGAAATGTGCAATGCGATCTACGACGTTGGCGTTGAACCCGAAAACGCTGATGGGTCAGAGATAAGAGCCGTCCGCGAGGCGGTCACCGCGCTCACACTGATGCTGACGCACTTTGCCCCGCATACTGCCGAGGAACTTTACTCGGTGATCATTGGTAACGACAACGGTATGCTCGCAAACGGTGCAATGTTCCCGGAATATAGTGAGGAACTTGCCAAGGCCGATGAGATCGAGATCCCTGTCCAGATCAATGGGAAACTGCGTTCACGGATAATGGCCGCCCCTGATACGCCGAATGACGAATTGGAAACGCTGGCACTTGCTGATGAAAAGACACGGGAATACACCGACGGCAAAACGATCGTCAAGGTGATCGTCGTTCCAAAGCGGCTGGTGAATATCGTCATTCGGGACTGA
- a CDS encoding VanW family protein, translated as MLKRRLSEIHPLLYRGRIWQKRFFRRVADLPRVGRFAAEIGGETLPFTCKKHQSLLRRKLGNSDPQLQENKVENLKIACPTIDGILIKPRQTFSFWRQLGEATGEKGYCEGMQLSRGEVVRGIGGGLCQLANLLYWMALHTPLEIAERHHHSFDPFPDENRVLPFGSGAGVFYNYIDLRFYNPTELTFQIKLWLTGDHLKGAIYASSEPQYAYHVFEKNHRFIHEDGKNYRENEIWRELVDRRTGNRVAEEMLVKNHAEVKYELNFSAAACSL; from the coding sequence ATCTTGAAACGTAGACTTTCCGAAATTCATCCATTGTTGTATCGCGGCCGCATCTGGCAGAAGCGTTTTTTTCGGCGTGTGGCCGATCTGCCGCGTGTCGGACGTTTTGCGGCCGAGATCGGCGGCGAGACGCTGCCGTTCACTTGTAAAAAGCACCAGTCATTATTGCGCCGTAAGCTCGGCAATTCTGACCCGCAATTACAGGAGAACAAGGTCGAAAATCTGAAGATCGCTTGTCCGACGATCGACGGTATCTTGATCAAGCCTAGACAGACGTTCTCATTTTGGCGGCAATTGGGTGAGGCGACAGGAGAGAAAGGATATTGTGAGGGAATGCAGTTATCGCGTGGTGAGGTGGTTCGCGGCATCGGCGGCGGGCTGTGTCAGCTTGCAAATCTGTTGTATTGGATGGCGTTGCATACGCCGCTTGAGATCGCCGAGCGGCATCATCACAGCTTTGATCCGTTTCCGGACGAAAACCGCGTGCTTCCGTTTGGCTCGGGAGCCGGCGTATTTTACAACTACATCGATCTTAGGTTTTACAACCCGACAGAACTGACGTTTCAGATCAAGCTTTGGTTGACCGGCGATCATCTCAAGGGAGCGATCTATGCGAGCAGCGAGCCTCAATACGCATATCACGTGTTTGAAAAAAATCACCGCTTCATACACGAAGACGGCAAGAACTACCGCGAAAACGAAATCTGGCGAGAACTGGTCGACCGTCGGACCGGGAACCGTGTCGCCGAGGAGATGCTTGTCAAAAACCACGCTGAGGTAAAGTACGAATTGAATTTTTCGGCGGCAGCGTGTAGTTTGTAG
- a CDS encoding biotin--[acetyl-CoA-carboxylase] ligase: MNINILRYDTLGSTNTEAASQIRQGAAEGLCVIAGRQTAGRGRQGREWVSSEGAGLYFSIVLRPRIEMRFFPLVTLMAGVAVHDTLMEFGLKPDIKWVNDILIGDDKISGILAETVDTPAGTAVIVGIGINLTSSSFPEELAATATSLELETGNSVTADEVAERLTHHLSYFYDILNDENGSGEIVHHWRQRSTYFSGKRVRVTLEGSTFEGTTDGLEENGALRVKTTDGSVTIVQAGDVERLRGV, from the coding sequence ATGAATATCAACATCCTTCGCTACGACACGCTCGGATCGACCAATACCGAGGCGGCGAGCCAAATCCGGCAGGGAGCGGCTGAGGGATTGTGTGTTATCGCAGGCAGGCAGACCGCAGGGCGAGGCAGGCAAGGCCGCGAATGGGTTTCGAGCGAAGGTGCCGGTCTGTACTTCAGTATTGTTCTTCGGCCGCGGATCGAAATGCGATTTTTCCCGCTGGTCACTTTGATGGCCGGCGTCGCGGTTCATGACACGCTCATGGAATTTGGCCTCAAACCTGACATCAAATGGGTAAATGACATCCTGATCGGCGATGACAAGATCAGCGGTATTCTCGCCGAGACGGTCGACACACCGGCCGGCACCGCCGTGATCGTCGGTATCGGGATCAACCTCACGAGTTCAAGTTTTCCGGAAGAACTGGCTGCAACTGCGACATCGCTCGAGTTGGAAACCGGAAATTCCGTTACAGCTGATGAAGTAGCGGAACGATTGACCCATCATCTTTCGTATTTTTACGACATTTTGAATGATGAAAATGGCTCTGGGGAGATCGTGCATCATTGGCGGCAGCGTTCGACCTACTTCAGCGGCAAGAGGGTCCGCGTCACGCTGGAAGGCTCGACATTCGAAGGCACAACTGACGGCCTTGAAGAAAACGGTGCACTGAGAGTGAAGACAACTGACGGTTCAGTTACAATCGTCCAAGCCGGAGATGTAGAAAGGCTAAGAGGAGTTTAG
- a CDS encoding type III pantothenate kinase: protein MLLAVDIGNTNIKFGVYDGESLLAKLSVPTIRDISAAGLAKVIGSRVTHDISAAIVSSVVPEVDAAMREFINSTFNIAPVFVANDSDLGLTIKYEPLADAGSDRLVNTFSAVQKYGAPCIVCSFGTALTVDYVNKYNVLIGGLIAPGMNTLATALKITTSKLPEVAIEKPDVVIQNTTIGSIQSGIVYGYFGLVESLLTKVKKEMGDDAQVIATGGFAALIAENTTQISAVDENLLLDGLQRLHARLMAT, encoded by the coding sequence ATGTTGTTAGCTGTCGACATCGGAAATACCAATATCAAGTTCGGCGTCTATGACGGCGAAAGTCTCCTTGCCAAATTATCTGTTCCGACAATCCGTGATATCTCGGCGGCCGGCCTCGCAAAGGTAATAGGGAGCCGCGTCACGCACGATATCTCGGCTGCGATCGTTAGCTCAGTCGTACCCGAGGTCGATGCTGCAATGCGTGAATTTATAAATTCCACATTTAACATTGCACCGGTATTTGTGGCGAATGACAGCGATCTGGGGTTGACGATCAAGTACGAACCGCTCGCGGACGCGGGTAGCGATCGTCTGGTAAATACATTTTCGGCGGTCCAAAAATACGGTGCTCCGTGCATCGTTTGCAGTTTTGGAACGGCCCTTACGGTCGATTATGTCAATAAATACAATGTGCTGATAGGGGGATTGATCGCTCCGGGAATGAACACGCTTGCAACTGCGCTAAAGATCACAACATCGAAACTGCCTGAGGTCGCGATCGAAAAACCGGACGTTGTTATTCAAAATACGACTATTGGTTCGATACAGTCGGGAATAGTCTATGGCTACTTTGGTCTGGTCGAGTCGCTCTTAACTAAGGTCAAGAAAGAAATGGGCGACGACGCTCAGGTCATCGCCACCGGCGGATTTGCCGCTTTGATCGCTGAAAATACGACTCAGATCAGCGCTGTTGATGAAAACCTGCTGCTCGACGGTCTGCAGCGTTTGCATGCTCGGCTTATGGCCACGTAA
- a CDS encoding ergothioneine biosynthesis protein EgtB, translating into MSLADRYEQVRQATRMLCEPLEIEDHIPQPTVDVSPPKWNIAHTTWFFEEVILKNFVDGYEVFDPNFGFLFNSYYNSIGERTRRDNRGDLSRPTVKHVLEYRKYVDERMSALLKGDVPEDLRDLVVLGLNHEQQHQELFLTDLKYTFSVNPLFPVYREDFAIEESAESGAATFVEIEGGIHKIGFEGDGFCFDNELSRHKVYFDDLAICNRLVTNAEFIEFIDAGGYREHSLWHSEGWDRINNNSIGSPLYWHQRDDGWHHFSLAGLRKLPLDAPVCHISFYEAAAFAEWRGCRLPTEFEWEIASSKFDWGRRWEWTNSAYLPYPGFSKAAGAVGEYNGKFMINQMVLRGGSVATPEGHSRPTYRNFFHPHLRWQFTGIRLVKSEPPA; encoded by the coding sequence ATGAGCCTGGCCGACAGATACGAGCAAGTAAGACAGGCTACGAGGATGCTCTGCGAGCCGCTGGAGATCGAAGACCACATCCCGCAGCCGACGGTCGACGTATCGCCGCCGAAGTGGAATATCGCACATACAACATGGTTTTTTGAGGAGGTGATACTCAAAAACTTTGTAGACGGATATGAGGTTTTCGACCCGAATTTCGGCTTCTTATTTAACAGCTATTACAACTCGATCGGAGAACGGACCCGACGCGACAATCGCGGCGACCTGAGCCGTCCGACGGTTAAACATGTTTTGGAGTACCGAAAATATGTTGACGAACGAATGAGTGCTTTGTTGAAAGGTGATGTGCCGGAGGATCTTCGTGACCTCGTCGTTCTCGGCCTCAACCACGAGCAGCAGCATCAGGAGTTGTTCCTGACCGATCTTAAGTACACATTCAGCGTCAATCCTCTTTTTCCCGTGTATCGTGAAGACTTTGCGATCGAGGAATCGGCTGAGTCCGGAGCTGCAACTTTTGTGGAAATCGAGGGCGGCATTCACAAGATCGGTTTCGAGGGTGACGGATTTTGTTTTGACAACGAATTGTCACGGCACAAGGTCTATTTTGACGACCTTGCGATCTGTAACCGGCTTGTCACAAATGCTGAGTTCATTGAGTTTATCGACGCTGGTGGTTATCGCGAGCATTCTCTGTGGCACTCGGAAGGTTGGGATCGGATAAACAACAATAGTATCGGATCGCCGCTATATTGGCATCAGCGTGATGATGGCTGGCACCATTTCTCGCTAGCCGGATTGCGAAAGTTGCCGCTTGATGCTCCGGTTTGTCACATTTCTTTTTACGAAGCTGCAGCGTTTGCTGAATGGCGAGGCTGCCGATTACCGACCGAGTTCGAATGGGAGATCGCGAGCAGCAAATTTGACTGGGGCAGGCGTTGGGAGTGGACAAATTCAGCCTATCTGCCATATCCCGGCTTTTCGAAAGCGGCCGGAGCAGTCGGCGAATACAACGGTAAATTTATGATCAACCAGATGGTGCTCAGAGGCGGATCTGTCGCGACACCAGAGGGCCACAGCCGTCCAACCTATCGCAATTTTTTTCATCCGCATCTTAGGTGGCAGTTTACAGGAATCCGGCTCGTCAAGTCAGAACCACCTGCGTAA